From Verrucomicrobiia bacterium:
AGATGTGTATAAGAGACAGCTCCCACGCTCACCCCCGCCACCAACACCGCCCCGGTGCTCACATACGCCAGCCGCCCAATGCGCACCGCCCCGGCGGTGGTCACCCCCGGCGCCACCCACGCCCCGTCCTCCAGCACGCAGTCATGATCAATCGTGGCCCCCGTGTTCACAATCACCTGCCGCCCCAGCCGGGCCCCGGGCCCCACGATGCTGCCCGCACACAAACACGAACCCGCCCCAACGCACGCCGCCGGGGAAACCACGGCCGACGGATGCACCGCCGTGGCCAGGGAAAAACCCGCCGCCTCCACCCGCTCGCCCAAACTCAGCCGGGCCGGGCTTAACCCAATGGCCACATGCACGGCGCCCGCCACCCCGCCCGTGCGCAAATACTCCAGACCGCCCCACACCGGCAAACCCTCGCGCAGGGCGCCTCTCAGTTTCGGAGCGTCATCCAGCCAGCCGGCCACCGTGGCGCCCGCCGCACGAAAAATGTCCAGCACCACCCGGCCATGCGCCCCGGCGCCATAAATGTAGATGCAGGCTGTATTGGCCACGCAGCTTACTTGAGGGCGGCGGCCAACGCCTCCACCACCCGTTGTTGTTGGGCTTCGGTCATTTCCGCAAACATCGGCAGCGACAGGCAACGCTGCGCCAGCGCCTCCGAGTGGGGAAAATCCCCCGGCTGATGCCCCAAATGCGCGTAAGCCTGCTGCAAGTGCACCGGCACCGGATAATGCAACCCCGTCTCCACCCCCGCCGCGGCCAGCCGCTCCCGCACTTCATCCCGGCGCTCGCACTCGATCACATACAAATGCCAGACGCTCTCGGTGTCAGCAAAAAAGGCGGGCCGGGTCACCGGCAGTCCCGCCAGCAGGGCGTCATAGCGCCGCGCCAAAGCCTGCCGGGCCGCATTCCAGGCCTCCAACCGCTTCAGCTTGGCGCTCAGCACCGCCGCCTGGAGGCTGTCCATGCGATAGTTGTACCCCAGCTCTTCGTGGTAGTAACGGCGGCTCTGGCCGTGCTCGCGCAACCGCCGCGCCCGGGCCGCCAGCGCCTCGTCATCCGTCACCAGCGCCCCACCTTCCCCATAGGCCCCCAGATTTTTTCCCGGATAAAAGCTGAAACAGGCGATGCGGCTCCATTGCCCCGCGCGCCGCCCGCGGTAACGCGCCCCGTGCGCCTGCGCCGCATCCTCAATCACGGGCACCTGATGGCGCGCGGCAATTTCCTGGATCGGCGCCATGTCGGCCGGCATGCCGTAGAGATGCACCGGCAAAATCGCCCGCGTCCGCGGCGTGATGGCGGCCTCCAGCCGGGCCGGATCCAGCGTCCGCCGCCCCGGCTCAATGTCCACAAACACCGGCCGCGCCCCCACATAGCTGATCGCCCACACCGTGGCAATGAAGGTCATCGGCACCGTGATGACTTCATCCCCGGGGCCAATGTCCAGCACCCGCAGCGCCAGATGCAACGCGCTGGTGCCGGAGTTGCAGCTCACGCAATGTTGCGTCCCGCAATAGGCGGCAAACTCCCGCTCAAACACCTGCGTGGGCGGCCCCTGGGCAAAGCGGCAGGATTGGCAGATGTCCTCCCAGGCGGCAAACACTTCGTCGCGAATCTGCCGGTGCTGGGCTTGCAAATCCAGAAAGGGCACGGAGGGCTGGCTCATAGGGGATTTTATGCGGAACTTAACACCTCGCGCAGGGCGTGAATCACCTGATCCTGCTCGGCTTCGGTCATCTGCGGATACAACGGCAGCAACAACGAATGATCGCTCGCCGCCTCGGTCACCGGCAGCGACAACTCGCCATGCGTCAGCCGGTAGGGACGCTCCCGATGCGCCGTCATCACCCCGCGCCGGGTGGCAATCCCGCGATCCAACAACGCCTGCATCAGGTCCGCCCGGCTCATCGGCAGAGTTGGCTGCAGCAGTATGGCGAAGCTCTGGTAATTGGTCTCCGCATAAGCAGGCACCGGCGGCACCGCGATATGCGGCACGCCCGCCAGTTTCTCCCGATACCGGGCCGCCAGCGCCCGCCGGCGGGCCACCAGCCCCTCCAGCCGTTT
This genomic window contains:
- a CDS encoding DegT/DnrJ/EryC1/StrS family aminotransferase; the encoded protein is MSQPSVPFLDLQAQHRQIRDEVFAAWEDICQSCRFAQGPPTQVFEREFAAYCGTQHCVSCNSGTSALHLALRVLDIGPGDEVITVPMTFIATVWAISYVGARPVFVDIEPGRRTLDPARLEAAITPRTRAILPVHLYGMPADMAPIQEIAARHQVPVIEDAAQAHGARYRGRRAGQWSRIACFSFYPGKNLGAYGEGGALVTDDEALAARARRLREHGQSRRYYHEELGYNYRMDSLQAAVLSAKLKRLEAWNAARQALARRYDALLAGLPVTRPAFFADTESVWHLYVIECERRDEVRERLAAAGVETGLHYPVPVHLQQAYAHLGHQPGDFPHSEALAQRCLSLPMFAEMTEAQQQRVVEALAAALK